TCCTCTTCGGAAGCCTGATGATATTTCGGAAGAGCCTTTGACTTCCTCCCCTCCAAAAATTGCTCTAGATGAAAACTTTCAACACATCCTCTCCGTCCTCAACAAACAGAAAGACAAGGAAAAGAAGCCCATCTCGGAAGCTCATCTATCTAGAAATCCCATGAGAGAAAAAAGTGGTTGGTCACAAGAAGAGATTAATCAAGCTCTTGAGGAAAGCATCAGGATCCAAGCTCTCAAAGACAATCCTAATCCGATGCTAGGGCTCTCTCCTTTGTGTTGGGAAGGGATCATACACGATCTGGATATAGTACCATTTGTGTACTATGATCTTCCTAACCATGATTCAGACCAAATTGATCtgcctttctctctctctctctctctctctctctccttatagCAATTTCTACACAAAGTTCGCTCCTCTCCACCTAGAAGATGATCCACAGTTAATCATCCGGACTGAACGTGAAAGATTGAAGAATTTTTACTCCAAGAATGTACTTCCCCCAAAAGAAGTGTGCTCTCAGAAAAGGATCACCAAGATCTCTAGGTTTGGAAGGAAAATCTTGACCAAGTTCGAACTCAATTGTGTGCCGTTATGATACCACATCTTCTGGAACAAACCAACTCAATGCACTATCTCTGGCGCCAGCTTCCCTGCAATCAACCCAAATGACATCTTGACCATTGTTGCACATTTCCGAACTCATCAAGTTGATGATCTTAGCATGCGAGCTTACCACGCTACTTTGAGCTTCCTCAAATATTATGTAGTTGAATTCTGCCGGTGCGACTTTAAACTGGCTCATCTGTTCGGAACTGAGAAGTACTTAGCAAAGATTGACTTCAAGCTGCCAGAAGCTGAGATATCGGTAGAGGGACCAATTGACGAACCAGTGTTAGGGTTCGTGTATCTTCAAAGGAAAACCAACAAGTTCTTCCGAGTCCTTGATAAACATCTAGTTCCCACCAAGGCGCTTATGAAGTTCATCAATCGTGCATCAAAGTACGAGGCACCAGAACATGCAAAGGCCAAGTTTAAAAGTCAGCTGCAGTGGTACATTGAAGTCAGAGATTGGCTATATCGGGCGTATATGTTCATCAAAGAAGAATCAAACTAATCTCACaagattgctaagttcacttagggggagattgttggaacctgaaagtgaacctctagcaatctctAACCCTTGGAGTTCCAAAGTCATTTTTCTGTCTGAAGTAAGTTGTGGTACGAAATAAGCTTGTGGTACGAAATAAGCTTGTGGTTAGAGATGGAAGATGAAGTATGAAGTGATGTTCGTTTTTCGAAGTGAAGAAGTCTTCCAAGATAGTTTGTCAATCTATGCATTTATTATTCTTGTCTTTTACTTTATGTAACCTTACATAGCACTTAGTCTTTTTGTCAAATGGGATAATCAGAGTGTCAGAAGTAActtgtttatccattcctttgtATGCATTTCGGTCTGTATGATGTACCTCCTTTTCCTATATAAGGAGTGATTTAATGAAAAGAATAGTAgacaagttgttcttccaaagaTAGCATATTTTCACTTTAACTCActttcacttttctctcaaatcaaACTCTTTCAAACATTCTTTGTGTTTATTTATTGTCTTTACTTTGATTATACTCATAGTTCCATATTTAATACTTGAAGTACTTTGTTGATTCACATCTTCAGTCTTGACTGGTCTTACCAGACTTGACTGGAACACTTAATCAGAaacagacattgatcttaagcattaactcaaggtttaagttttcaaaccttgtccctgcgcagTCAGATCCTTGTTCTCACAAAAGTAAGCTGggcaaaaatgatatttttatgtttaagAAGGATATATACGAAATTCATTATTACAGGGAAATAAATAAGCagttatttatttgttttattaatatttttcatTAATTAGTTATAGTTAATTATTAAGAGTTAATAATaaggtttttgggctttatttAATACTCAATGGAGGCTTTTTAAAAAAATGTCATAGTTGCCCAAATAAATAAAGGCTTTGATAACTCATTTGAGTAATCAAACAAGAAACTATTAAAACCTTAACAACTTTCCTTAGAGTCTAACTTTATATGCCCATAGGCTCTTCCCTATCTTAGTGATGTGTTTAAGAAGCAAATAAAGGAGTGAATGTTTGATTTAGTTGGTTGTAAAGTACTTGTTTTTTCTGTGTAGATCAACCATTGAGGATTATGTCGTGGTAATCTACCATCAATCTAAGGTAAAATTATAAACATACTATAGGTTGAATACATGTTGGTTGATGTTATTTTAAATGGATCCATAGCTTTGGGATTGATCATAAAGTTTTAATATGTTAATGTTTTTTCTGTTTGTATTTTGGTGTATATGTTTGTACATCAATCCCCAACATGTAGGTAAGTTTAGTGAAGTTCCAAATTCCACAAAGAGAATTGGTTTATGTTGAAATTTTTTTGCAAACAATTTATCGCGTAGGGGAGCTAGCATATATTCCTCTAAGCTACACTCTTTTACTTGGTTAAATAAATGAGGGGTCCAAGATGAGTATGTTGGATTGGTATTTACTATGAGAAGTTCCCATGGATATATTTCCTTACATTTAAAGTTTGGTTTGGAGAAGAAATGGCCATACATCGTTTGATCTTGCTAAAATAATTAATTACCAACTATGGCACAATTTCTTTTAGAAATTATCGCTCTTAGTTCCTTCAAGGGTTTCTTAAGGTGGTGTAGTTTTTATGGCGTGATCAAGGTGTTGTTAGGTATAGTTATATGGCTACATTTAAGAAAAAACTAAATAATATCTAAACTACAATCTTAGATCTTGGTTTTCACATACAAAAAATTCAAGGAGTTAAAAAAATGATTGGTGTTTATTCCATCAATGATTTATATGCAATGATCATATTAAGATAACCGATCCTATTTTTTGTTCTTGACACATATATCCTTTTATATAGGATCAAGTTGGTAGATGGTGACAACTTGATATTTTAGATTTTGTTTCACTCAAAGATTGGATTACTTGGATGGATCATGTATTACAAAAGATAAATTAATGAAATGAACTCATAAAAATGATATTGCATATCAAATTACATCTTTTACCTACCTTCTAGACAAGtggcatataacataactagCAAAATTGACGAACTATCAAACTATTTACAAAATGAACCATCTACTTAAATAAATACAAATAACCCCCTTATATCTAACTCTAACATTTCCCTTCAAGATGGAGCTGAAGAATAAAGATTCTTCAGACCCATCTTGCCGAGAAAAGGAACAAGCTTTGAATTAGGTAGAGGTTTAGTGAACATGTTTGCAAGTTGTAAATCTGATCGAATTGGTAAAAGTTTGATAGTCTTGTTATCCACATTTTCTGTTACAAAATGACAATCAACCTCTATATGGTTTGTTCTCTCATGAAAAGTAATGTTTGTGGCAATTTGAATAGTGGAATCATTGTCACAAAAGAGCAATGTAGAATCATTTGTGTGAATATCAAAATCTTTCAAAAGTTGTTGAAGCCAAATCAACTCGGTAGTAGTAATAGCCATGGCTCTATATTCTGCTTCCGCAAATGATCCAGAGACAGTTGGCTACTTTTTAGACTTCGATGACATAAGAGAATTAACTACGAATATGCAAAATCCCATTACCGACCCTCTTGTGTCTAAGCACTTTGTCCAATCAGAATCACAAAATCCTTTAATTTGAAAAGAAGAATCTTTAGAAAAGAATACACCTTGCCATGGTGATTGCTTTAAATATTTCAATAGATGACATGTAGCTGTAAAATGAAGAACACATGGACTAGACATAAATTGGGACAGTTTTTGTACTACAAATGAAATATCAAACCTAGTGATATTCAAATAGATCAGCCTCCCAATCAATCTTCTATATTGTGATGGATCTTGAAATTCCTCACCAATAGAGTCAAATAAGTTTGTTCTAGGATCCATAGGAGTATTGGTTGGTTTTGCAGCTATAAAGCATGCATCTTCAATAAGTTGTAATGCATAATTTCTTTGTGGGACGAAAATACCCTTATCAGATTTTGCAATCTCAAATCCCAAAAAGTAACCCAATGAACCCAAGTCCTTTAACTTGAATTGTTGACTGAATTTTTGTTTGTAAAAATTGATTCCTTCCTTGTGTGACCATGTAATGATGATGTTATCGACATACACCAAAAAGGCAACATACTTATCTCCATTTCCTTTGTGAAAGAAGGAATAATCAGACTGGAATTGAGTAAAATCCAAAACAAGCatgaattttaaaaatttatcAAACTATTGTCTGGAATCATGTTTAAGACCATATATAGATTTATACAATTTGCAAACAATTTTTCATCTAGAAGGTTGCCCTTGAATATCAAGACTAGGGGGTATATCCATAAAGACTTCTTCATTCAAATCACCATTTAAGAAAACATTGTTGACATCTAGTTGGACCATATCCGATTTCTTGATTGTTGTTATAGCCAAAATCATTTTAACAGTCACCAGTTCTTCTATATGTGAATAAGTCTAAAAAAACCAATTCCTTCCTTTTGATTAAATCCTTTAGTAATAAGTTTAGCCTTATGTTTTTCTATAGCCCCATTACTGCCATATTAGATCTTATATACCCATCTACATCCACTGTATTATTTTGTGGTGGTAGAGGTACAATAGTCCAAGTATTATTTTCTTTCCTTGCATCTAACTCAGACTACATATCTTTTCACCATTCTTCATATTTTGAAGCATCTTTATAGTATTTGGGTTTAAAATGAGAATAAATATTCATGGAAAAAACTTTGAGTTTGGCTGAAACATTCTCATAAGATAAATACTTGTGTATGGAATAAAGAGATTTAGATGTACAAGAAGTATGAACAATATTACAATTGTAATCTCTCAATCAGGAAGGTGGATTGTGAGATCTAACAGGTCTAGATTTGGATGGATTTGGTTGAGGAGGTTGAATAATAGGATTAGAATTATCATAATTGTCATCTTGGGACAAATTAGGGACATGGGTAGAAATGTCAATATTTTGCGGGATAGGTAAAACTATTTGAGAAAAAGGATCAATAGGATAAAAATGAGTAGAATCATGAAATAGCAAGATCAATTCATGGAAAACAACATCTCTTTAATAAAAGATTTGTTTGATTTCCAAATCAAATGGTTTTTCAGCTTTCATATTGGGAGGATAACAAAGAAAAATAGTAGCTTTGGCTCCTGGATCAAAGTTTGTCCCATGAGAGGGTTAAGGTAGAAGCACAGGCTAAACAACCAAAAGTTTCAAGTGTTTATAATTTGGTAAAATACCATGTAAAATATAGAATGGAGTTTTATTATCAAGAACATGCGATGGAATCCAATTTATCAAATAAGCAACTATAAGAATGCAATCTCCCCAGAAAAATATAGGAAATTTGGACTGGAACATTAAAGATCAGGCCATATTTAGAAGGTGTTGATGCTTTCTTTCAACAACTGAATTTTGTTATGGCTTACCAACACAAGACTTTGGTGAATAATTCCTTTATCTGCAAAAAAAATTCCTTAAAATCCAATTATTTTGCACTACTAGTCCTAAAAGCCTTTATAACATTATAGGATTGAGTTTGAACATATGCATAGAATTTGGAATCATAAGTTGAATATCTGAATTGAGTTTCAATAAGTAAATCCAAGTATATATATTCTTATCATCCATAATTGTTGCAAAGAATCTATGGCCAACATTAGTAAAATATTGACAAGGATCCCAAATGCCAGAATGCATTAATGAAAAAGTTTCATCACACATGTTGTTGAAGGAATCAAATGGTTGTTTTTGCTTAGCAAAAGGACAAACAGAACAATGTTGAGAACAACTGTTGAGCAATAGAAATGCCTAAAATGCTCTTAATAGGAATAAGAACTTTATTTAAAGGGTGTCATGATCTTTTATGCCACAAATCAACTAAAATTGCATTAATCCTTGCATTGTGTAATTCTTTCTTAATTGGATTGCTCGTCACATACAAATCTTGCATATTATCAGCTTTTCCAGTCATCCTCGTGTGGTGGATATCCTGGATATAAGCATGATGACATGTAAATTGAACAATGAGGTGATGTGTTTTGGTGAGAGCACTGACAGATATGAGATTGAGATCAAAATCGGGAACATAGAGAACATTTCTCAATGTGAACAAATAGTCAATCTTAATATCTCCAATCATATGAACAGGTAAAGTGACCTTGTTTGGAAGAGTGACATTGTGATGATAAACCTTTCATTTGTTGATGAACATGTTGATGTCATGACATACATGTTGAGAAGCACCAGAATCTAAAATCCATATGTATGACTTTAAACCATTGTTAATAATTAAAGAATATCATTTACTTGTGGTAGTAGTATCATTGGGATTAACAAAGATCATATGATTAGACAAAGCAGACATAACTTGCTGACATTGAGATGGAGAGAAACCACGAAACATGTTGCTTAAATCATCATTAACAGAAGAAGAATAAATATGATCCGAAATGATTTGGTCATTAGAAACAGCAACATTGATATGAttag
The genomic region above belongs to Lactuca sativa cultivar Salinas chromosome 4, Lsat_Salinas_v11, whole genome shotgun sequence and contains:
- the LOC111907054 gene encoding uncharacterized mitochondrial protein AtMg00810-like; the encoded protein is MDPLPAVNRVYSLVAQEEKQKMISDDSCNAYSIAFLAKSNSNNKSSSNNNNNQSDYSFFHKGNGDKYVAFLVYVDNIIITWSHKEGINFYKQKFSQQFKLKDLGSLGYFLGFEIAKSDKGIFVPQRNYALQLIEDACFIAAKPTNTPMDPRTNLFDSIGEEFQDPSQYRRLIGRLIYLNITRFDISFVVQKLSQFMSSPCVLHFTATCHLLKYLKQSPWQGVFFSKDSSFQIKGFCDSDWTKCLDTRGSVMGFCIFVVNSLMSSKSKK